The proteins below are encoded in one region of Xenopus laevis strain J_2021 chromosome 8L, Xenopus_laevis_v10.1, whole genome shotgun sequence:
- the pou5f3.2.L gene encoding POU class 5 homeobox 3, gene 2, giving the protein MYSQQPFPAFAFNAGLMQDPANCHFGGYTGLGHPQPFSFAFSTLKSENGESGVQGMGDCTTPVMPWNSLASFDHQVQMENNQQGNPPRAPSPTLSDSRIKVKEEVVHETDSGEESPEPKYPSPPNPSLYYPNAWTGAPFWQVNPTPGNNINPMPNQTLVKNTSLPGNTTYPTPANQSPNTPVDCVTSSMESSRCSSTNSPNGAINERATTIPNGEMLDGGQSSDNEEEVPSESEMEQFAKDLKHKRVSLGYTQADVGYALGVLYGKMFSQTTICRFESLQLSFKNMCQLKPFLERWVVEAENNDNLQELINREQVIAQTRKRKRRTNIENIVKGTLESYFMKCPKPGAQEMVQIAKELNMDKDVVRVWFCNRRQKGKRQGMPTVEENDGEGYDVAQTMGSPPVGHYALQQVVTPQGYMAAPQIYASAFHKNDLFPQTVPHGMAMGGHIG; this is encoded by the exons ATGTACAGCCAACAGCCCTTCCCAGCCTTCGCTTTCAACGCCGGACTCATGCAGGATCCCGCCAACTGTCATTTTGGGGGTTACACGGGTTTAGGACACCCCCAGCCCTTCTCCTTCGCCTTCTCTACGCTGAAATCGGAAAACGGAGAGTCTGGAGTTCAGGGTATGGGGGACTGTACGACTCCTGTGATGCCCTGGAACTCGCTGGCGTCTTTCGATCACCAGGTCCAGATGGAGAACAACCAGCAAGGGAATCCGCCCAGAGCCCCAAGTCCGACTCTCAGCGACTCCAGGATTAAGGTCAAAGAGGAGGTTGTCCATGAAACTGACAGCGGAGAAGAGTCCCCAGAACCCAAATACCCCAGCCCCCCTAATCCCTCTCTCTACTACCCCAACGCATGGACTGGCGCCCCTTTCTGGCAAGTGAACCCCACGCCGGGCAATAACATCAACCCAATGCCCAACCAGACTCTTGTGAAAAACACCAGCCTACCGGGGAACACCACCTACCCCACCCCAGCAAACCAAAGCCCCAATACCCCAGTAGACTGTGTGACCTCCAGTATGGAAAGCAGCAGATGCAGCAGCACCAACTCCCCCAATGGGGCAATTAATGAACGGGCCACCACTATCCCTAATGGAGAGATGCTTGATGGGGGGCAATCCAGCGACAATGAGGAG GAGGTTCCCAGCGAATCAGAAATGGAGCAGTTTGCCAAAGATCTGAAGCACAAGCGAGTGTCCCTGGGCTACACACAGGCGGATGTTGGCTACGCACTCGGGGTCCTGTATG GCAAGATGTTCAGTCAGACGACAATCTGTCGCTTCGAGTCGCTGCAGCTCAGCTTCAAGAACATGTGTCAACTGAAACCTTTCCTGGAGCGCTGGGTGGTGGAGGCAGAGAACAACGACAACCTGCAGGAG TTGATCAACCGGGAGCAGGTCATTGCCCAAACACGGAAGAGAAAAAGGAGGACGAACATAGAGAATATAGTGAAGGGGACCCTGGAGAGTTACTTCATGAAATGTCCCAAGCCGGGCGCCCAGGAGATGGTGCAGATCGCCAAGGAACTGAACATGGACAAAGAT GTGGTCCGGGTCTGGTTTTGCAATCGGCGGCAGAAAGGCAAGCGCCAGGGAATGCCCACCGTTGAGGAGAACGACGGCGAAGGCTACGATGTTGCACAGACCATGGGGTCGCCCCCTGTTGGACACTATGCGCTGCAGCAGGTGGTGACCCCGCAAGGTTACATGGCAGCTCCGCAGATTTACGCCTCGGCTTTCCACAAAAACGACCTGTTCCCCCAGACGGTGCCACACGGAATGGCCATGGGGGGCCACATTGGCTGA
- the pou5f3.1.L gene encoding POU class 5 homeobox 3, gene 1 (The RefSeq protein has 1 substitution compared to this genomic sequence) translates to MYNQQTYPSFTHNPALMPDGSGQYNLGTYTGMARHPHQAQAFFPFSGVKSDYGDLGGQTTSVGDTSAWNPLTSLDSANQLGISGQGNPFKNLKREREDDEEKSESPEPKCSPPSLPPAYYTHAWNPTTTFWSQVSSSGTTVVSKPLPTPLQPGDKCDPVEANKIFTSSPDKSGESGISSLDNSRCSSATSSSSGGTNVGTPRSLSRGASDGLSSDSEEEAPNSGEMEQFAKDLKHKRITMGYTQADVGYALGVLFGKTFSQTTICRFESLQLSFKNMCKLKPLLRSWLHEVENNKNLQEIISRGQIIPQVQKRKHRTSIENNVKCTLENYFMQCSKPSAQEIAQIARELNMEKDVVRVWFCNRRQKGKRQVYPYIRENGGEPYDAPQTLTPPSQGPFPLPQVMPSQVFPTVPLGANPTIYVPTYHKNDMFPQAMHHGIGMGNQGN, encoded by the exons ATGTATAACCAACAGACCTACCCTTCCTTTACCCACAACCCAGCCCTGATGCCAGATGGCAGCGGACAGTATAACTTGGGCACCTACACCGGCATGGCCAGGCACCCCCACCAAGCTCAAGCATTCTTTCCTTTCTCTGGGGTGAAATCGGACTATGGGGACCTTGGGGGGCAAACTACTAGCGTGGGTGATACTTCTGCCTGGAACCCCCTAACTTCTCTGGATTCTGCCAACCAGTTGGGCATCTCCGGCCAAGGGAACCCGTTTAAGAACTTAAAAAGGGAGAGAGAAGATGATGAGGAGAAATCAGAATCTCCTGAGCCCAAATGCAGCCCACCGTCTCTTCCACCCGCCTATTACACCCATGCGTGGAATCCCACCACCACCTTCTGGTCTCAGGTCTCCTCAAGTGGGACCACGGTCGTGTCCAAGCCTTTACCCACCCCACTCCAGCCCGGTGATAAATGTGACCCCGTGgaggcaaataaaatttttaccaGTAGCCCCGACAAGTCAGGAGAGAGTGGGATCTCCAGCTTGGACAACAGTCGCTGTAGCAGCGCCACCAGCAGCTCATCTGGTGGGACCAACGTGGGGACCCCTAGAAGCCTTTCCAGGGGAGCTAGTGATGGGCTGAGCAGTGACAGTGAGGAG GAAGCCCCTAATTCTGGGGAGATGGAGCAGTTTGCCAAGGATCTGAAGCACAAACGGATCACAATGGGCTACACTCAGGCGGATGTTGGCTACGCTCTAGGAGTGCTTTTTG GTAAAACATTCAGCCAGACCACCATCTGCCGATTCGAGTCCCTGCAGCTCTCCTTCAAGAACATGTGCAAGCTGAAACCTCTGCTGCGGAGTTGGCTCCATGAGgttgaaaacaatgaaaacctcCAAGAA ATCATCAGCCGAGGGCAGATAATTCCTCAGGTTCAGAAGAGAAAGCACAGGACCAGTATCGAGAACAACGTGAAATGCACCTTGGAGAACTATTTCATGCAGTGCTCAAAGCCAAGTGCCCAGGAGATCGCCCAGATTGCGAGAGAGCTGAACATGGAGAAAGAC GTGGTGAGAGTCTGGTTCTGCAACCGGCGGCAGAAGGGCAAGCGCCAGGTGTACCCCTATATTAGGGAGAATGGCGGGGAGCCTTATGACGCCCCCCAAACCTTGACACCCCCTtctcaaggtccttttccattaccCCAAGTGATGCCCTCACAAGTTTTTCCCACGGTCCCACTGGGTGCCAACCCTACGATCTACGTTCCGACGTATCACAAAAACGACATGTTCCCCCAGGCAATGCATCATGGGATTGGCATGGGTAACCAAGGCAACTAG